The following are from one region of the Takifugu rubripes chromosome 16, fTakRub1.2, whole genome shotgun sequence genome:
- the mia3 gene encoding transport and Golgi organization protein 1 homolog isoform X6 has translation MQSIIYCTGHNMRNCNLSFSLCFAFRQIVRCPSDLQRIISHHSLEHISGWRDQIPERRRSADVSPPSALILQQSAVNRSANMAAKYFYLQGFLLLLFNFISTAALEKRFSDFKRCADEECSMLLCRGKAIKDFSGPDCRFLSFKTSETVYVYYKLSGRRTDLWAGSVGSSFGYFPKDLLAINHLYTEREHEIRAEETDFVCFETGYDKFNNYDVDVLLSSSLKGNSDDEMKGVPDQRRVTEETQPATDEVAGNEEQREHRDNPEDLMRDDPSASEPEPRPDGETDPASVSKVEFELASEPEERPEWDAHEMQETIVGSFPEEDKSENNESKDGSMTSEEETVAELHSSEKEPVTISEAAQVPELKTTFGTTFDAVATDEETTTNVTPYEEEEREFEEKPPEDDADFTLPGETPLLSLSQEAFTTPASEDLRQQESPPAAPQDEKENPEEKNLWGTFGDAVFSVVTGGERTAQYLSSDEEEDEEEEEEKTALKITQSFEETPEDETLTSELPNEPETIEAVHEEPPPSPLPNDEKETDDSEKLSEDPTDEDDGDGTGPEEGREETSKPTGTSTRLMDLLLQDATAVPERQVLDLNSAEEPAEQKQEEEVDPDLHDRNSNQESRNGVIDPPEAVVDEEKDNKMEIDQEMDNSEVHLYPSTEVVDADSPDGKLSENFVSEVLPDQSHDHFEKNESQSELPVEPPQGTEERLSDELDGAADEEEEEIQHLLEDENALSSFQSNITDSEGLSVEVPPPSFSSPEPEYSDSVMRLTLLRDHFTEEKMVQIQKLLGLKNLFKVEAMFSDLDTELQATRRTHTGATQDIESALEGILEISENTILDEIERMLDSRETKPSDDQNLDSSNVDEETEILDDFQDLAFSLRQKYSTASDSAPLARELDIVQDANDLNLKDDSHHFVESEGAAVPEAESVDNLTMAKEEGPAETEEEPSVLEEVHSTPDIIMEEDAAHFNKNKDNQPSFSASEEMHQARQDIVESSLDTRQGLDGEPEQPSSEQVPEIPKDVGLLSSGLLYTSCILSVIKSKIVEWTILAISLLPEEWKPGETFWGCPWEAVIITALVGLVTFTVFLWKTALAVKKREFLVDENKLTAQIQALKREKEEALTKMSELQKQTEQLKEKQKQSKEKVSSTTKRMQELEKKLLASKAFNDNITEEKNKYSQLFEEVKETAVQNEAKIEKLEKANEKLQLGRKKIQEALVKSTVLLDEAKIREEARNVQQKCLEKEHMALKEENKKFKSAIKHWEDKHKELNDQIKVYQKAQKELEDSAVLKDHNVEVLSQLLADLDVCESQKDDSPIVANGEVTLDKKTVIKNRIKQMMDVSRVQTTLTIVEEERDRFMTKLLNEEKARKSLEEQHQELEHALATLKRERGHVENQLTVLQQKNEIMVEMYQQKENALQQRLTKEELERRSKENMLSEVGGKALEAEEQVKVLRQRIGEMEEQMKKTEEVYKEQIKDQENKTHSNWVNARNAERALNQEKLESSKLREKLAVLTAQLNERRAPLFRPNSGQAAGPRQGPRPPSEPHGRYPENKHMDMSGPRSSSPANMDGSGPGSFLASPIRDSPGPGALDQHLPPGPPPPGRLPPPGPYRPLRPGVYQPPGPHGPPPPLHGPPLPANGHPLVGGEFGQRSSNGHTFPPRLGPGHVDPRGPPLPPHFRPPPPHHFGPPPPGVRGPMGPMGPMGPRLPIPPDMRLPGQPMNLPPGMPPHPPQGDIYSQAPPDGLHYSAGGPSSPRQDRHLKQEGPQDSARPKMVEP, from the exons TGCTTCTGTGTCGGGGGAAAGCCATAAAGGATTTCTCAGGACCAGATTGTCGCTTTCTGTCGTTCAAGACCTCAGAAACGGTCTATGTATACTACAAATTatcaggcaggaggacggaTCTGTGGGCCGGAAGC GTTGGAAGTAGTTTTGGCTACTTCCCAAAGGATCTTCTTGCAATCAACCACCTTTATACTGAACGAGAACATGAAATTCGTGCAGAG GAAActgattttgtctgttttgaaaCTGGATACGATAAATTCAACAATTATGATGTTGATGTGTTATTAAGTTCATCGTTGAAAGGGAATAGCGATGATGAAATGAAGGGAGTACCTGACCAAAGACGAGTGACTGAGGAAACACAGCCAGCAACAGATGAGGTGGCCGGGAATGAAGAACAAAGGGAGCACCGTGACAACCCTGAGGATTTAATGAGAGATGACCCAAGTGCCTCCGAACCTGAACCTAGACCTGACGGGGAAACTGACCCAGCATCTGTGAGCAAAGTAGAGTTTGAACTAGCTTCTGAGCCTGAGGAGAGACCCGAATGGGATGCACACGAGATGCAGGAAACCATCGTAGGGTCCTTTCCTGAAGAGGACAAGTCAGAAAACAATGAAAGCAAAGATGGATCCATGACATCTGAAGAGGAAACAGTGGCTGAGCTACACAGTTCAGAAAAGGAACCAGTCACGATTTCAGAAGCGGCACAGGTCCCCGAGTTAAAAACGACATTTGGGACGACTTTCGACGCTGTTGCTACAGATGAAGAGACCACTACGAATGTTACTCCgtatgaagaggaggaaagggagttTGAGGAGAAGCCCCCTGAAGATGATGCGGATTTCACACTACCAGGTGAAACTCCATTACTGTCCCTCTCACAGGAAGCCTTCACCACTCCAGCATCTGAAGATCTCAGGCAGCAGGAaagtcctccagcagcaccacaggatGAAAAAGAGAACCCAGAGGAGAAGAACCTGTGGGGCACTTTTGGAGATGctgttttttctgttgttaccgGGGGGGAGAGGACAGCACAATATCTGagctcagatgaagaagaagatgaggaagaggaggaggaaaaaacagctttaaaaatcaCACAGAGTTTTGAGGAAACACCAGAAGATGAAACTCTGACATCAGAGCTACCAAATGAGCCAGAAACTATAGAGGCAGTACATGAAGAACCACCTCCCAGCCCACTACCAAACGATGAGAAGGAAACTGACGACTCAGAGAAGCTGTCAGAAGATCCcactgatgaggatgatggagacGGGACTGGACCTGAGGAAGGTCGGGAAGAAACTTCAAAACCAACAGGAACAAGCACAAGACTGATGGATCTGCTATTACAGGATGCTACTGCTGTTCCTGAGCGTCAAGTCTTGGATCTCAATTCAGCAGAGGAACCGGctgaacagaaacaggaagaggaagtagaTCCAGATCTTCATGACAGAAATTCAAATCAGGAGAGTAGAAACGGTGTAATAGACCCTCCTGAGGCTGTAGTTGATGAAGAGAAggacaataaaatggaaatcgATCAAGAAATGGATAATAGTGAAGTCCATCTGTATCCATCGACTGAGGTGGTGGACGCAGACAGTCCAGATGGGAAACTTAGCGAGAACTTTGTGTCTGAAGTTCTGCCTGACCAAAGCCATGACCATTTTGAGAAGAATGAGAGTCAGTCAGAGTTACCTGTAGAACCTCCCCAGGGTACTGAGGAACGTCTCTCTGATGAGTTGGACGGTGcagcagatgaggaagaggaggagattcAACATCTCCTAGAAGATGAAAATGCACTTTCTTCCTTCCAATCAAACATCACAGACTCTGAGGGCCTCTCGGTGGAAGTGCCACCACCTAGCTTCTCCAGTCCGGAGCCAGAGTACAGTGACAGTGTGATGAGACTCACTCTGCTCCGAGACCActtcacagaggagaaaatggTGCAGATTCAGAAGCTCCTGGGCCTCAAGAACCTCTTCAAAGTGGAAGCCATGTTCTCCGACCTGGACACGGAACTACAGGCCACCCGCCGCACACACACGGGTGCCACGCAAGACATTGAAAGTGCCCTGGAGGGCATCCTGGAAATCTCTGAAAACACCATCCTGGATGAGATCGAGAGGATGCTGGACAGCCGGGAAACAAAACCCAGTGACGACCAGAACCTGGACTCAAGCAACGTGGACGAAGAGACTGAAATTCTTGATGATTTCCAGGACCTCGCGTTCAGCCTGCGGCAGAAGTATTCCACAGCGAGTGACAGCGCACCGTTGGCAAGAGAGCTGGATATTGTTCAAG ATGCAAATGATTTAAACCTTAAAGATGACAGTCACCACTTTGTCGAAAGCGAAGGAGCTGCTGTCCCTGAGGCAGAGAGTGTGGACAATCTCACGATGGCAAAGGAGGAAGGCCCAGCGGAGACTGAAGAAGAACCGAGTGTGTTGGAGGAAGTGCACAGCACACCAGACATCATCATGGAAGAAGATGctgcacattttaataaaaacaaagacaatcaGCCAAGCTTCAGCGCATCAGAAGAGATGCATCAAGCCAGGCAGGACATCGTAGAGAGCAGCTTGGACACTAGACAGGGCCTTGATGGGGAGCCTGAGCAGCCGTCCTCAG AACAAGTGCCTGAGATTCCAAAAGACGTGGGGCTCCTCTCAAGTGGATTACTGTACACAAGCTGCATCCTTTCAGTCATAAAGAGCAAAATAGTAGAGTGGACCATTCTG GCTATTTCTTTACTCCCAGAAGAATGGAAGCCAGGAGAGACCTTTTGGGGCTGCCCTTGGGAAGCTGTTATTATCACTGCGTTGGTCGGGCTGGTGACCTTTACTGTATTTTTGTGGAAGACTGCGTTGGCG GTGAAAAAGAGAGAATTTCTTG TGGATGAAAATAAGCTGACGGCGCAAATTCAGGCCCTtaaaagagagaaggaggaagccCTCACGAAAATGTCGGAGCTCCAAAAACAG ACTGAACAACTaaaggaaaagcaaaaacagtcAAAGGAGAAAGTTAGCTCTACAACAAAAAGAATGCAAGAGCTGGAG AAGAAACTTTTGGCGTCGAAAGCATTTAATGATAACATCACTGAGGAGAAGAACAAATACTCACAGCTGTTTGAAGAAGTGAAGGAAACTGCTGTGCAAAACGAAGCTAAG ATTGAGAAATTGGAAAAGGCAAACGAGAAGCTGCAGCTTGGCAGGAAGAAGATCCAGGAAGCTCTCGTTAAG TCTACAGTCCTCCTGGATGAAGCTAAGATTCGAGAAGAAGCTAGGAATGTTCAGCAAAAATGTCTGGAGAAAGAGCACATGGCActgaaggaagaaaataaaaag TTTAAATCTGCCATAAAGCACTGGGAGGACAAACATAAAGAACTAAATGACCAGATTAAAGTCTATCAGAAGGCccagaaagagctggaggactcAGCGGTGCTCAAAGACCACAACGTGGAG GTTCTGTCGCAGCTCCTGGCGGATCTGGATGTCTGTGAATCCCAAAAAGACGACAGCCCAATCGTGGCCAATGGGGAAGTCACACTGG ACAAGAAGACAGTCATCAAAAACAGGATCAAACAAATGATGGATGTTTCACGG GTTCAGACCACACTGACCATCGTTGAGGAAGAGCGGGATCGTTTCATGACCAAGCTGCTCAATGAAGAAAAGGCCAGAAAATCCCTGGAAG AACAACACCAGGAGCTGGAGCACGCACTGGCCACCCTCAAACGCGAGAGAGGTCACGTTGAAAACCAGCTGACGGTCCTGCAGCAGAAAAACGAGATCATGGTCGAAATGTACCAGCAGAAGGAAAACGCTTTGCAGCA GAGGCTCaccaaggaagagctggagcGGCGCAGTAAGGAGAACATGCTCTCTGAGGTGGGAGGAAAAGCGCTTGAGGCTGAAGAGCAGGTGAAAGTCCTGCGCCAGCGCATCGGTGAGAtggaggagcagatgaagaagACCGAGGAGGTCTACAAGGAGCAG aTAAAAGATCAAGAAAACAAAACTCATTCAAACTGG GTCAATGCCCGTAATGCTGAGCGAGCGCTGAATCAGGAAAAGCTGGAATCATCAAAGCTTCGTGAAAA GCTGGCTGTGCTGACGGCTCAGCTCAACGAGCGTCGGGCTCCTCTCTTCAGGCCTAATTCTGGACAGGCCGCAGGCCCTCGTCAAG gCCCTCGACCTCCGTCAGAGCCACATGGCCGGTatcctgaaaacaaacacatgg ATATGTCGGGCCCCCGTAGTTCATCGCCGGCCAACATGGATGGATCT GGCCCTGGATCCTTCCTAGCATCTCCAATCAGGGATTCTCCTGGTCCTGGAGCCCTTGACCAGCACCTCCCTCCTGGGCCTCCACCACCTGGTCGACTGCCACCTCCCGGGCCTTACAGGCCTCTGCGACCAGGGGTCTACCAACCCCCGGGTCCTCacggtcctcctcctcctctccatggTCCACCTCTTCCAGCTAACGGCCACCCATTGGTGGGAGGAGAGTTTGGACAGAGATCCTCAAATGGACACACATTCCCTCCCAGGCTTGGACCAGGACACGTAGATCCTCGGGGTCCCCCGCTACCACCGCACTTCCGTCCCCCGCCGCCTCACCACTTTGGGCCTCCGCCGCCTG GCGTACGTGGACCTATGGGACCTATGGGACCTATGGGACCTCGCCTCCCCATCCCTCCTGACATGCGCCTACCTGGACAGCCCATGAACTTGCCTCCAGGCATGCCCCCACATCCTCCCCAGGGAGATATTTACAGTCAGGCTCCGCCCGATGGCCTCCATTACTCAGCGGGGGGTCCGTCGAGCCCCAGGCAGGACCGGCACCTGAAACAGGAAGGCCCTCAGGACTCAGCGAGGCCAAAGATGGTCGAGCCTTAA
- the mia3 gene encoding transport and Golgi organization protein 1 homolog isoform X4, with translation MQSIIYCTGHNMRNCNLSFSLCFAFRQIVRCPSDLQRIISHHSLEHISGWRDQIPERRRSADVSPPSALILQQSAVNRSANMAAKYFYLQGFLLLLFNFISTAALEKRFSDFKRCADEECSMLLCRGKAIKDFSGPDCRFLSFKTSETVYVYYKLSGRRTDLWAGSVGSSFGYFPKDLLAINHLYTEREHEIRAEETDFVCFETGYDKFNNYDVDVLLSSSLKGNSDDEMKGVPDQRRVTEETQPATDEVAGNEEQREHRDNPEDLMRDDPSASEPEPRPDGETDPASVSKVEFELASEPEERPEWDAHEMQETIVGSFPEEDKSENNESKDGSMTSEEETVAELHSSEKEPVTISEAAQVPELKTTFGTTFDAVATDEETTTNVTPYEEEEREFEEKPPEDDADFTLPGETPLLSLSQEAFTTPASEDLRQQESPPAAPQDEKENPEEKNLWGTFGDAVFSVVTGGERTAQYLSSDEEEDEEEEEEKTALKITQSFEETPEDETLTSELPNEPETIEAVHEEPPPSPLPNDEKETDDSEKLSEDPTDEDDGDGTGPEEGREETSKPTGTSTRLMDLLLQDATAVPERQVLDLNSAEEPAEQKQEEEVDPDLHDRNSNQESRNGVIDPPEAVVDEEKDNKMEIDQEMDNSEVHLYPSTEVVDADSPDGKLSENFVSEVLPDQSHDHFEKNESQSELPVEPPQGTEERLSDELDGAADEEEEEIQHLLEDENALSSFQSNITDSEGLSVEVPPPSFSSPEPEYSDSVMRLTLLRDHFTEEKMVQIQKLLGLKNLFKVEAMFSDLDTELQATRRTHTGATQDIESALEGILEISENTILDEIERMLDSRETKPSDDQNLDSSNVDEETEILDDFQDLAFSLRQKYSTASDSAPLARELDIVQDANDLNLKDDSHHFVESEGAAVPEAESVDNLTMAKEEGPAETEEEPSVLEEVHSTPDIIMEEDAAHFNKNKDNQPSFSASEEMHQARQDIVESSLDTRQGLDGEPEQPSSEQVPEIPKDVGLLSSGLLYTSCILSVIKSKIVEWTILAISLLPEEWKPGETFWGCPWEAVIITALVGLVTFTVFLWKTALAVKKREFLVDENKLTAQIQALKREKEEALTKMSELQKQTEQLKEKQKQSKEKVSSTTKRMQELEKKLLASKAFNDNITEEKNKYSQLFEEVKETAVQNEAKIEKLEKANEKLQLGRKKIQEALVKSTVLLDEAKIREEARNVQQKCLEKEHMALKEENKKFKSAIKHWEDKHKELNDQIKVYQKAQKELEDSAVLKDHNVEVLSQLLADLDVCESQKDDSPIVANGEVTLDKKTVIKNRIKQMMDVSRVQTTLTIVEEERDRFMTKLLNEEKARKSLEEQHQELEHALATLKRERGHVENQLTVLQQKNEIMVEMYQQKENALQQRLTKEELERRSKENMLSEVGGKALEAEEQVKVLRQRIGEMEEQMKKTEEVYKEQIKDQENKTHSNWVNARNAERALNQEKLESSKLREKLAVLTAQLNERRAPLFRPNSGQAAGPRQGPRPPSEPHGRYPENKHMDMSGPRSSSPANMDGSTQAVDPHIKAETQAEVSPESSEPGPGSFLASPIRDSPGPGALDQHLPPGPPPPGRLPPPGPYRPLRPGVYQPPGPHGPPPPLHGPPLPANGHPLVGGEFGQRSSNGHTFPPRLGPGHVDPRGPPLPPHFRPPPPHHFGPPPPGVRGPMGPMGPMGPRLPIPPDMRLPGQPMNLPPGMPPHPPQGDIYSQAPPDGLHYSAGGPSSPRQDRHLKQEGPQDSARPKMVEP, from the exons TGCTTCTGTGTCGGGGGAAAGCCATAAAGGATTTCTCAGGACCAGATTGTCGCTTTCTGTCGTTCAAGACCTCAGAAACGGTCTATGTATACTACAAATTatcaggcaggaggacggaTCTGTGGGCCGGAAGC GTTGGAAGTAGTTTTGGCTACTTCCCAAAGGATCTTCTTGCAATCAACCACCTTTATACTGAACGAGAACATGAAATTCGTGCAGAG GAAActgattttgtctgttttgaaaCTGGATACGATAAATTCAACAATTATGATGTTGATGTGTTATTAAGTTCATCGTTGAAAGGGAATAGCGATGATGAAATGAAGGGAGTACCTGACCAAAGACGAGTGACTGAGGAAACACAGCCAGCAACAGATGAGGTGGCCGGGAATGAAGAACAAAGGGAGCACCGTGACAACCCTGAGGATTTAATGAGAGATGACCCAAGTGCCTCCGAACCTGAACCTAGACCTGACGGGGAAACTGACCCAGCATCTGTGAGCAAAGTAGAGTTTGAACTAGCTTCTGAGCCTGAGGAGAGACCCGAATGGGATGCACACGAGATGCAGGAAACCATCGTAGGGTCCTTTCCTGAAGAGGACAAGTCAGAAAACAATGAAAGCAAAGATGGATCCATGACATCTGAAGAGGAAACAGTGGCTGAGCTACACAGTTCAGAAAAGGAACCAGTCACGATTTCAGAAGCGGCACAGGTCCCCGAGTTAAAAACGACATTTGGGACGACTTTCGACGCTGTTGCTACAGATGAAGAGACCACTACGAATGTTACTCCgtatgaagaggaggaaagggagttTGAGGAGAAGCCCCCTGAAGATGATGCGGATTTCACACTACCAGGTGAAACTCCATTACTGTCCCTCTCACAGGAAGCCTTCACCACTCCAGCATCTGAAGATCTCAGGCAGCAGGAaagtcctccagcagcaccacaggatGAAAAAGAGAACCCAGAGGAGAAGAACCTGTGGGGCACTTTTGGAGATGctgttttttctgttgttaccgGGGGGGAGAGGACAGCACAATATCTGagctcagatgaagaagaagatgaggaagaggaggaggaaaaaacagctttaaaaatcaCACAGAGTTTTGAGGAAACACCAGAAGATGAAACTCTGACATCAGAGCTACCAAATGAGCCAGAAACTATAGAGGCAGTACATGAAGAACCACCTCCCAGCCCACTACCAAACGATGAGAAGGAAACTGACGACTCAGAGAAGCTGTCAGAAGATCCcactgatgaggatgatggagacGGGACTGGACCTGAGGAAGGTCGGGAAGAAACTTCAAAACCAACAGGAACAAGCACAAGACTGATGGATCTGCTATTACAGGATGCTACTGCTGTTCCTGAGCGTCAAGTCTTGGATCTCAATTCAGCAGAGGAACCGGctgaacagaaacaggaagaggaagtagaTCCAGATCTTCATGACAGAAATTCAAATCAGGAGAGTAGAAACGGTGTAATAGACCCTCCTGAGGCTGTAGTTGATGAAGAGAAggacaataaaatggaaatcgATCAAGAAATGGATAATAGTGAAGTCCATCTGTATCCATCGACTGAGGTGGTGGACGCAGACAGTCCAGATGGGAAACTTAGCGAGAACTTTGTGTCTGAAGTTCTGCCTGACCAAAGCCATGACCATTTTGAGAAGAATGAGAGTCAGTCAGAGTTACCTGTAGAACCTCCCCAGGGTACTGAGGAACGTCTCTCTGATGAGTTGGACGGTGcagcagatgaggaagaggaggagattcAACATCTCCTAGAAGATGAAAATGCACTTTCTTCCTTCCAATCAAACATCACAGACTCTGAGGGCCTCTCGGTGGAAGTGCCACCACCTAGCTTCTCCAGTCCGGAGCCAGAGTACAGTGACAGTGTGATGAGACTCACTCTGCTCCGAGACCActtcacagaggagaaaatggTGCAGATTCAGAAGCTCCTGGGCCTCAAGAACCTCTTCAAAGTGGAAGCCATGTTCTCCGACCTGGACACGGAACTACAGGCCACCCGCCGCACACACACGGGTGCCACGCAAGACATTGAAAGTGCCCTGGAGGGCATCCTGGAAATCTCTGAAAACACCATCCTGGATGAGATCGAGAGGATGCTGGACAGCCGGGAAACAAAACCCAGTGACGACCAGAACCTGGACTCAAGCAACGTGGACGAAGAGACTGAAATTCTTGATGATTTCCAGGACCTCGCGTTCAGCCTGCGGCAGAAGTATTCCACAGCGAGTGACAGCGCACCGTTGGCAAGAGAGCTGGATATTGTTCAAG ATGCAAATGATTTAAACCTTAAAGATGACAGTCACCACTTTGTCGAAAGCGAAGGAGCTGCTGTCCCTGAGGCAGAGAGTGTGGACAATCTCACGATGGCAAAGGAGGAAGGCCCAGCGGAGACTGAAGAAGAACCGAGTGTGTTGGAGGAAGTGCACAGCACACCAGACATCATCATGGAAGAAGATGctgcacattttaataaaaacaaagacaatcaGCCAAGCTTCAGCGCATCAGAAGAGATGCATCAAGCCAGGCAGGACATCGTAGAGAGCAGCTTGGACACTAGACAGGGCCTTGATGGGGAGCCTGAGCAGCCGTCCTCAG AACAAGTGCCTGAGATTCCAAAAGACGTGGGGCTCCTCTCAAGTGGATTACTGTACACAAGCTGCATCCTTTCAGTCATAAAGAGCAAAATAGTAGAGTGGACCATTCTG GCTATTTCTTTACTCCCAGAAGAATGGAAGCCAGGAGAGACCTTTTGGGGCTGCCCTTGGGAAGCTGTTATTATCACTGCGTTGGTCGGGCTGGTGACCTTTACTGTATTTTTGTGGAAGACTGCGTTGGCG GTGAAAAAGAGAGAATTTCTTG TGGATGAAAATAAGCTGACGGCGCAAATTCAGGCCCTtaaaagagagaaggaggaagccCTCACGAAAATGTCGGAGCTCCAAAAACAG ACTGAACAACTaaaggaaaagcaaaaacagtcAAAGGAGAAAGTTAGCTCTACAACAAAAAGAATGCAAGAGCTGGAG AAGAAACTTTTGGCGTCGAAAGCATTTAATGATAACATCACTGAGGAGAAGAACAAATACTCACAGCTGTTTGAAGAAGTGAAGGAAACTGCTGTGCAAAACGAAGCTAAG ATTGAGAAATTGGAAAAGGCAAACGAGAAGCTGCAGCTTGGCAGGAAGAAGATCCAGGAAGCTCTCGTTAAG TCTACAGTCCTCCTGGATGAAGCTAAGATTCGAGAAGAAGCTAGGAATGTTCAGCAAAAATGTCTGGAGAAAGAGCACATGGCActgaaggaagaaaataaaaag TTTAAATCTGCCATAAAGCACTGGGAGGACAAACATAAAGAACTAAATGACCAGATTAAAGTCTATCAGAAGGCccagaaagagctggaggactcAGCGGTGCTCAAAGACCACAACGTGGAG GTTCTGTCGCAGCTCCTGGCGGATCTGGATGTCTGTGAATCCCAAAAAGACGACAGCCCAATCGTGGCCAATGGGGAAGTCACACTGG ACAAGAAGACAGTCATCAAAAACAGGATCAAACAAATGATGGATGTTTCACGG GTTCAGACCACACTGACCATCGTTGAGGAAGAGCGGGATCGTTTCATGACCAAGCTGCTCAATGAAGAAAAGGCCAGAAAATCCCTGGAAG AACAACACCAGGAGCTGGAGCACGCACTGGCCACCCTCAAACGCGAGAGAGGTCACGTTGAAAACCAGCTGACGGTCCTGCAGCAGAAAAACGAGATCATGGTCGAAATGTACCAGCAGAAGGAAAACGCTTTGCAGCA GAGGCTCaccaaggaagagctggagcGGCGCAGTAAGGAGAACATGCTCTCTGAGGTGGGAGGAAAAGCGCTTGAGGCTGAAGAGCAGGTGAAAGTCCTGCGCCAGCGCATCGGTGAGAtggaggagcagatgaagaagACCGAGGAGGTCTACAAGGAGCAG aTAAAAGATCAAGAAAACAAAACTCATTCAAACTGG GTCAATGCCCGTAATGCTGAGCGAGCGCTGAATCAGGAAAAGCTGGAATCATCAAAGCTTCGTGAAAA GCTGGCTGTGCTGACGGCTCAGCTCAACGAGCGTCGGGCTCCTCTCTTCAGGCCTAATTCTGGACAGGCCGCAGGCCCTCGTCAAG gCCCTCGACCTCCGTCAGAGCCACATGGCCGGTatcctgaaaacaaacacatgg ATATGTCGGGCCCCCGTAGTTCATCGCCGGCCAACATGGATGGATCT ACACAAGCAGTAGATCCACACATAAAAGCAGAGACCCAGGCTGAGGTCTCCCCTGAGAGTTCAGAGCCA GGCCCTGGATCCTTCCTAGCATCTCCAATCAGGGATTCTCCTGGTCCTGGAGCCCTTGACCAGCACCTCCCTCCTGGGCCTCCACCACCTGGTCGACTGCCACCTCCCGGGCCTTACAGGCCTCTGCGACCAGGGGTCTACCAACCCCCGGGTCCTCacggtcctcctcctcctctccatggTCCACCTCTTCCAGCTAACGGCCACCCATTGGTGGGAGGAGAGTTTGGACAGAGATCCTCAAATGGACACACATTCCCTCCCAGGCTTGGACCAGGACACGTAGATCCTCGGGGTCCCCCGCTACCACCGCACTTCCGTCCCCCGCCGCCTCACCACTTTGGGCCTCCGCCGCCTG GCGTACGTGGACCTATGGGACCTATGGGACCTATGGGACCTCGCCTCCCCATCCCTCCTGACATGCGCCTACCTGGACAGCCCATGAACTTGCCTCCAGGCATGCCCCCACATCCTCCCCAGGGAGATATTTACAGTCAGGCTCCGCCCGATGGCCTCCATTACTCAGCGGGGGGTCCGTCGAGCCCCAGGCAGGACCGGCACCTGAAACAGGAAGGCCCTCAGGACTCAGCGAGGCCAAAGATGGTCGAGCCTTAA